In a single window of the Bacillota bacterium genome:
- a CDS encoding phosphoribosylanthranilate isomerase has translation MVKIKICGIKREEDVRLINMYLPDYAGFVFAESRRRVTIKQALNLCRRLDKRIRRVGVFVNELEDVIIEAVKDISLDVVQLSGDENPDYVRSLDERMKKTRSWEKGSVEKRIEIWKAIRVVDKSSLDNMRIYDVDKYLLDSYTKGSFGGSGTTFNWDLIKEELKILNSCKNIIIAGGLNSGNVKEAIKILNPYGVDVSSGVETGGVKDEGKIRDFINCVRGVCETV, from the coding sequence ATGGTTAAGATTAAAATATGCGGAATTAAAAGGGAAGAAGATGTCAGGTTAATAAATATGTATTTGCCTGATTACGCAGGTTTTGTATTTGCAGAAAGCAGAAGACGGGTCACAATTAAACAGGCGTTAAATCTATGCAGAAGGTTGGACAAACGTATAAGAAGAGTGGGAGTTTTCGTAAATGAACTGGAGGATGTTATTATAGAAGCAGTTAAAGACATAAGTTTAGATGTTGTCCAGCTTAGTGGAGATGAAAACCCCGATTACGTGAGAAGCTTGGATGAAAGGATGAAAAAAACAAGATCCTGGGAAAAGGGCAGTGTTGAAAAAAGGATAGAAATCTGGAAGGCTATAAGAGTGGTCGATAAAAGCTCACTGGACAACATGAGAATTTATGATGTTGACAAATACTTGTTGGATTCATATACTAAAGGAAGTTTTGGCGGAAGTGGCACCACATTTAACTGGGATCTGATTAAGGAAGAACTTAAAATTTTGAACAGTTGTAAAAATATCATTATTGCTGGAGGCCTTAATTCAGGAAACGTAAAGGAAGCTATAAAGATCTTAAACCCTTACGGAGTTGATGTAAGCAGCGGAGTGGAAACAGGTGGGGTTAAGGACGAGGGGAAAATAAGGGATTTTATTAATTGCGTGCGGGGAGTGTGTGAAACAGTTTAG
- the trpB gene encoding tryptophan synthase subunit beta: protein MTEKKGRFGIFGGQYVPETLMNALIELEHEYEKYKNDTRFKEELDFYFKEYAGRPSLLYYAAKMTEDLGGAKIYLKREDLNHTGSHKINNVLGQVLLAKKMGKKRVIAETGAGQHGVATATAAALFGLKCEIFMGEEDIARQELNVFRMRLLGAEVHSVSSGTGTLKDATNEALRNWASTVEDTFYVIGSVVGPHPYPTMVRDFQSIIGIEVKQQMLRKEGRLPDYLIACVGGGSNAMGLFYPFLQDGDVKMVGVEAAGEGIDTEKHAAAIAKGHIGVLHGMKSYFIQDEEGQIKPVYSISAGLDYPGIGPEHAYLYSSGRTQYTSVTDKEAVEALKYLTRTEGILPALESSHAVAYTMKLAPTLPRDKIIVVNLSGRGDKDVYSVARFMGVNING, encoded by the coding sequence ATGACAGAGAAAAAAGGCAGGTTTGGTATATTTGGGGGTCAGTATGTCCCTGAAACCCTTATGAATGCATTAATCGAGCTTGAACATGAGTATGAAAAATACAAGAATGATACCAGGTTTAAGGAAGAACTTGATTTTTATTTTAAGGAGTATGCAGGGCGCCCATCCCTCCTGTACTACGCCGCAAAAATGACAGAGGACCTGGGAGGAGCAAAAATCTATTTAAAACGGGAAGATTTGAACCATACAGGTTCTCACAAAATTAACAATGTTCTGGGACAGGTATTGCTGGCTAAAAAAATGGGGAAAAAGCGCGTTATTGCCGAAACGGGAGCAGGACAGCATGGTGTGGCTACGGCTACTGCCGCCGCATTATTTGGCCTTAAGTGCGAAATTTTTATGGGAGAAGAAGACATTGCGAGGCAGGAGTTAAATGTATTTAGGATGAGGCTATTGGGTGCAGAGGTACATTCCGTTTCTTCAGGTACGGGAACACTAAAGGACGCAACTAATGAAGCATTGCGTAATTGGGCTTCTACGGTTGAGGACACTTTTTATGTTATAGGATCTGTTGTGGGACCCCACCCTTATCCTACCATGGTGCGGGATTTTCAAAGTATTATAGGTATTGAAGTAAAGCAACAAATGCTTAGGAAAGAAGGCAGGCTCCCTGATTACCTTATAGCTTGTGTTGGTGGAGGAAGCAATGCCATGGGGCTCTTCTATCCTTTTTTGCAGGATGGGGATGTAAAAATGGTAGGTGTTGAAGCTGCAGGGGAAGGTATTGACACTGAAAAACATGCTGCAGCTATTGCAAAGGGGCATATAGGTGTATTACATGGAATGAAGTCATATTTTATCCAGGATGAAGAAGGGCAAATAAAACCTGTGTATTCAATATCTGCAGGATTAGATTATCCAGGTATAGGGCCGGAACACGCATATTTATATTCTTCAGGGCGCACCCAGTATACATCCGTGACTGATAAGGAAGCAGTGGAAGCCCTTAAATATCTTACCAGAACAGAAGGGATACTGCCTGCTCTGGAAAGCTCCCACGCAGTTGCCTATACAATGAAGCTTGCACCAACCCTTCCCAGGGATAAAATAATTGTTGTTAACCTTTCAGGTAGAGGAGATAAAGATGTTTATTCTGTTGCCAGGTTTATGGGGGTAAATATAAATGGGTAG
- the trpC gene encoding indole-3-glycerol phosphate synthase TrpC: MSAQVSIQSKVGRSLLDDIIKQKRVRLKEEMEKVSIEGWKQRLKMPGIHNTLDFYKGIKKDGKISIIGEIKKASPSKGIIRHDFDPVSIAKEYLSANIEAISVLTESDYFLGSDDHMVKVRQFCPMPILRKDFIIDIWQIYQSRCLGADAILLITSVLSDDQLKKFQIVAEILGLQCLVEVHNEEDLERALDSGARIIGINNRDLKTFQVDLKTTERLISQIPYDRAVVSESGIKTHKDLNYLKELGVDAVLIGESLMRAPCIKEKVDELRGLNKNRPEGL, translated from the coding sequence ATGAGTGCACAAGTGAGTATTCAAAGCAAAGTTGGCCGGTCCTTACTGGATGATATTATCAAGCAAAAGAGAGTAAGGTTAAAAGAAGAGATGGAGAAAGTATCCATAGAAGGGTGGAAACAGCGTCTAAAAATGCCTGGCATTCATAATACTTTAGATTTCTATAAGGGGATAAAGAAGGATGGAAAAATATCAATAATAGGAGAGATTAAAAAGGCTTCTCCTTCAAAGGGGATTATAAGGCATGACTTTGACCCGGTTTCCATTGCAAAGGAATATTTAAGTGCTAATATAGAGGCAATATCTGTCCTAACTGAAAGTGATTATTTTTTAGGGAGTGATGACCACATGGTAAAGGTTAGGCAGTTTTGCCCAATGCCCATATTACGGAAAGACTTTATAATTGATATATGGCAGATTTATCAGTCACGATGTCTTGGAGCAGATGCGATACTACTCATAACATCCGTTTTGTCCGATGACCAGCTCAAAAAATTCCAAATAGTGGCTGAGATACTGGGATTACAATGCCTGGTTGAGGTCCATAATGAAGAAGATTTAGAAAGAGCGTTGGATTCAGGAGCAAGAATAATAGGAATAAACAACAGGGACTTAAAAACATTCCAGGTTGATCTTAAAACTACTGAAAGGCTTATAAGCCAAATACCATACGATAGAGCTGTAGTAAGTGAGAGCGGAATAAAGACACACAAAGATTTGAATTATCTAAAAGAACTGGGAGTGGACGCGGTTTTAATTGGAGAAAGCTTAATGAGGGCTCCTTGCATAAAGGAGAAGGTAGATGAGTTAAGAGGACTTAATAAGAATAGGCCGGAAGGGCTTTAA
- a CDS encoding tryptophan synthase subunit alpha: protein MGRIEDRFAKLKEENKKALIGFITAGDPDLKTTADLIKEMENKGADLIELGIPYSDPVAEGPVIQRANERALKNKIKIGDIMNMVGEIRKTTQVPLLYLLYFNCILRYGPERFFKDCSLNGIDGLIIPDLPYEEKDEVSIFAEKYNVHIITLVAPTSRERISKITRDAKGFLYCISSLGVTGMRNKFDADFEKMFSYIEQFTHIPKAIGFGIYNKAQVAHLKHYGDGLIIGSAIVKIIEESKCPEEAVKRVGEFIAGMREELDK from the coding sequence ATGGGTAGAATAGAAGACAGGTTTGCAAAACTAAAAGAAGAAAACAAGAAGGCATTAATAGGATTTATTACTGCGGGTGACCCTGATTTAAAGACTACGGCAGATTTGATTAAGGAGATGGAGAATAAAGGTGCTGACCTGATTGAATTAGGAATACCGTATTCCGACCCTGTTGCAGAAGGACCTGTTATACAACGGGCAAATGAGAGAGCACTAAAAAACAAAATTAAAATCGGGGACATAATGAATATGGTAGGCGAAATCAGGAAAACTACTCAGGTGCCTCTTTTATACCTGCTGTATTTTAACTGTATACTCAGGTATGGTCCTGAAAGATTTTTCAAGGACTGTTCATTAAACGGCATAGATGGATTAATAATACCGGATTTGCCATACGAGGAAAAAGATGAGGTTAGCATTTTTGCTGAAAAATATAATGTTCATATAATAACATTGGTAGCACCAACATCTAGAGAAAGGATCAGCAAAATAACCAGGGATGCCAAAGGCTTTCTATATTGCATTTCGTCTCTTGGGGTTACCGGAATGAGAAATAAATTTGATGCCGATTTTGAAAAAATGTTTTCGTATATAGAGCAATTTACGCATATACCTAAGGCAATAGGGTTTGGAATATACAATAAGGCCCAGGTTGCTCATTTAAAGCATTATGGTGATGGGTTGATAATCGGAAGTGCAATAGTGAAGATTATAGAAGAGAGCAAATGCCCGGAAGAAGCAGTAAAAAGAGTAGGGGAGTTTATTGCAGGGATGCGGGAAGAATTGGATAAGTAA